A genomic region of Solanum dulcamara chromosome 2, daSolDulc1.2, whole genome shotgun sequence contains the following coding sequences:
- the LOC129881117 gene encoding isopentenyl-diphosphate Delta-isomerase II: protein MVDVVADANMDAVQRRLMFDDECILVDVNDKVVGHESKYNCHLMEKIESENLLHRAFSVFLFNSKYELLLQQRSATKVTFPLVWTNTCCSHPLYRESELIEENALGVRNAAQRKLLDELGIPAEDVPVDQFTPLGRMLYKAPSDGKWGEHELDYLLFIVRDVNVHPNPDEVADIKYVNQEQLKELLRKADAGEEGLKLSPWFRLVVDNFLFKWWDHVEKGTIQEAADMKTIHKLT, encoded by the exons ATGGttgatgttgttgctgatgcaaACATGGATGCTGTACAGCGCCGTCTCATGTTCGATGACGA GTGTATTTTGGTGGATGTCAATGACAAAGTTGTTGGTCATGAATCCAAGTACAATT GTCATTTGATGGAAAAGATCGAATCTGAGAATTTGTTGCACAGAGCTTTCAGTGTATTTCTTTTCAACTCAAAGTATGAACTTCTTCTTCAG CAACGATCTGCAACAAAGGTAACCTTTCCTTTGGTGTGGACAAACACGTGCTGCAGCCATCCTCTCTACCGAGAGTCTGAGCTTATTGAGGAGAATGCTCTTG GTGTAAGAAATGCTGCACAAAGGAAGCTTCTTGATGAACTTGGTATTCCTGCTGAAGATGTCCCGGTTGACCAGTTCACACCATTGGGCCGTATGCTTTACAAGGCACCGTCTGATGGAAAGTGGGGAGAGCATGAAC TTGATTATCTTCTGTTCATCGTTCGTGATGTCAATGTTCACCCGAACCCGGACGAAGTTGCTGATATCAAATATGTGAAccaagaacaactgaaagagcTTTTGAGGAAAGCAGATGCTGGTGAAGAAGGtttgaagctatctccttggttcaGACTTGTTGTTGACAACTTCTTGTTCAAATGGTGGGACCATGTTGAGAAAGGGACTATCCAAGAAGCTGCTGATATGAAAACCATTCACAAGTTGACTTAA